Part of the Branchiostoma floridae strain S238N-H82 chromosome 11, Bfl_VNyyK, whole genome shotgun sequence genome, TTGTAATATTGCCATCAAAGACAAAAAGATTTCCCAATTCTTCAAGTATATCCGAGCGTTCAAGTACGTCCCTTTCTGTATCGTTTATTGCTGCTTCGAAATATTCTTTGGCTCTTCCTGAAAGGTACATGTTTCTAGCAATCTGACCCCTGCATTTGTTGGAGGCATCAAAGATGGTCATTTCTATTGCCCTTTTAGGTTGCAACCCCAACCTGTTATTTACTATGTCTAGTATATACTTCTTCAAAGGAATAGCCCTGCAGTGGTATCGAAAAAGGACTTCGGTGTTTGGAATGTGGAATACTGCCATCAGCGTATGTTGAGATAACTGATGCGTTTGGGGACACATTTGCACAAGAGGGGACATACTGTCTTTTTGTCCGCCGTTGGCCAAATATGTTCTCAACCGAATCTCAGCAGAGATACTTGTCAGTACCGTGAGGTGGGTTGCATTCTCTTCGTGGACCTTTTTCGTTTCCTTAAGTTCAACTATCACATCCCATGCGCTAGCAAGGTTAATCTGATAACACAGAGATAGTAGCTCTAAGGCTACGTCTGGAAAACGATAGATGTCGTTCTTGACATTTATCAATTGCCCAGTAGGCTCGCGGGAGAAAAACTGCCCCCTGTTATCCAACAGTAAGACTAGCATAGCAGATTGACAGGATTGGATGGGCGAAAGTAGGTCATCCGTCATgatttcacttagttttctcATATACTCGTCTGTCAGACTTTCTTCCCCAGTTAGGAAAGTACACCGCCTGAGGATGTCGGACAGGTGGTACCCTTCTGCTAGGGTAACCTCTAGCCGCTGAAACTTTGCCATTTCGGCAGGGGTTTGAATTAGGCTAACGGGAAGCTTGGTCTTCGTCTGGTCTCTTCCAAATGGAGTCTTACTGGCCCAAGGCATGAAGCCGTCGAAGGCAAAGCCACGAGGTGTGGCAGAGTCGAAGAACCAGGCTTTCCCCGGGTCGTCGGATTGAAAATCGTTGAGTGACGGGATGgccatggctgggaggatggtCTCTCCCAGGTTGATGACTTTCAGGTGTAAGAAGTGTGTAAGGTTGAGGAAGTACCGCCTTGTGTCGTCATTGTCTTTCCCTtcctcaatcagaatggcgaactccaggtcagAGTAGGGTGTGACCAGTTCTGTTGCCTGTGAGCCTAATCCGATGAAAGCGTACTTACATGGAGGGGGGCCGAGTGTGGCTATGCATTCGTTAACAAGGTCATGGATAAAATACTGTCTATCCTTGGCGATGTTCTTGAATAATGCCTTGACTGCTTCAGCTCGCTCAGCCTCGACTGTTATCATGACCGGATCATCCTCGTCGTATTGGTACGGATTGTGTTGCTGATCAATGGCGTCAAGTTGTGACTTAGCGCGCGTGCGCATCTCTTTAAGGCGCTTCTGGTGACGTTTGTACGAATCAGGGGAGCCCATGTTGGTGTCTACATTGGCAGTGTACTGGAGAAACCATTTCTCTGTGTCTTGAAGCCGTTTTATCAACTCGACATTAGATTTGTCCAGCCCTGTTCTGACCAATGCTGCGTTATACAAGGATGCTGCTTGTGTGAATTTTCTACCTTCTCTTGTTATCTTGCCTCGCCGAGCGTAAACGTCACCCAGTCTGCACAGGCATTGGGCCTCCTTACACCGATTGGGTTGTTTAGGATCTATGTGCACATAGAACACGTGTTACATCGTTAAGAGTTTAGTCAGAAGGTTTTTCAATGATTACATATGCATATAAATCAACCCAGTATACTAAGTACGGAAATGTCGAATGTggattttcttctttcaatATTTCTGGTAGCAATTAGTCTGGTAGAGATAGCTTTTGGTGAATAATGGCATCTAAAATCAAAATGGTTAAATAGAAATTGtctaattttgaaaacaattaCTTTTTGATTGACAGAATCAAACGATGTACCGTGAATCAGTCTCAGAGCAGACGCAAAGTTCTGTTCCGCCACGTCAAGCTTCCCATCAGCCAGTGCTTGGTCCCCTATTGCCAGGTGATCTTCGTAAGACCTGTAGGTGTGAGGGTATTAGGAACCTTTTATGTCTCCCAGTTTACGTCATTGAACGTAAAATATACGTTAGATATCTTAAGCTTCATACAATTCCGTCAGTGGTGGTTTGTTGGCTAAGTTATCGTAGTTGAACTTACAATTATATATAACTATTAGTAAGTAATCACACTACAAAGCATTGTAATGAAATTCTACGATGACCTACGGATTATTGAATCATCTTATCATTCATCTGTTCTATAAGCGTTTCAACGCTCCGTCCGTTAACCCAAAACTACACGCCATAAACAAATGGACATATATTCTTGTCAGCCATTCAGATTACGTTGACCCTTGTTAGCGCTATCGACAAAGCAAACATCACCACCATTATATTGTGCTTACCTAGCTACAGACTGTTGACTCTTTGAGGCACCAATGGCAACAGTGTTGGGTGACGTCATTGGGAAGTCCCGTGAAACGTGCCCCTGTTGTTGTCGTGCTCTGTGCTTTGAACACTATAATAGTAACGATCAGGAGGATTGAGTAATTTAGAATCTATCCTTATTAGAAAGCCATATGACAAGAAACTAACAGTTTCCTATAACATGTGCTACGTCAAACAAAATTTTGTGTATCTTAGTGTGGTTAATTGGAATCATAAAAACAGTAAAATGCTACAGTGAAGCATATAACAATTTTGTCTGAAGCCTAGTCACATTAAAAGATGGAATCACATCCGAGAGATGTCACTTTGTTCTTTACATAATTCTTATTCTAGTATTACCCAAATGTTACACAATCAAGTAAATGTTATTTCCTAGAGCAACTGAGTCCCCAGCATTTACATATCTGTTTTCATATCATAGAAATGATCACTATTTACCTGATTTTTTACCGTTTTCGTTCCTTGCCTGATTCTTGCCGTGTACTTTAAGCGGTGAATGAGTGCCACTTTGCCTTGAAACTCCTCACATCGTGACAGTGcagtgttgtacagagcagtggCCATGGTCAGATTTGTTGTGTCTTTAGTTTCTGTACCTCTTTTCAGATACACGTCACCCAGACTCTTGATCGCTTCCGTCTCCAATATATTGTCATCGTTTACGATCCCTTCTATCACTAACTTGGTACACTCAATCAATAAATACTTCTCGTTGCCACCAACAGTCAATTTTCGGTCAAGGTGTTGGAACTTTTCGGCTACTTTGGCAACTGAAGACAGTTTCTTGTCGACAGTAAGGGGTTCATAACTACTCGAAGCAGTTGATCGCTTCCCTAACCTTAATTTCTCTGCATAATGGTAACGATATTCAAGACTATCATCCACATCTGCGTCTTTACTTCGGAGCAGTGCTGTCCTGTACAACACCATGGCCTTGTCGAACTTCTCCGGGATTTTGTTAAGTCTCCCCTTTTCTACATTCACGTCACCCAGAGTTTTGAGCACCTCCACTTCCACCGACCTGTCCATGTTCGCCATGGCGTCCagcagggcacggaggtagtcTGTCTCCGTACTCACCAGTCCCTGTCTCGTACTCTTGGCGTCCACTGCGCGAAGTTTCTCACAGACTCGCAACATGTTGGGTACTGAATGGTTTTACAGTTAAGATTTTAAATATCTCAGAGTGTGATTAAAGTAGAGTGGCACTACAGACGGCACCGATCTATGTTGGAGTAGCAAGCAACATGGCGGACAACTTGCTGCGTAGCAAGCTGGAACAGCACACTTGAGACTTTGACCCCTTGTCACCAGGTTTATTTGCTCTTCCAGTACACACGTGGCCGATGAGCAGGTAAAGcgtaagaaaacattttgctcCGAAAACCAACAAACAGTTAGGATCTGATAAGTTCTGCCTGGTAATTCAGCATGACTGAACAAACCTTATCTGGGTGTATAATTTATAGACCTCGTTCTAATCCCCCAATGCCCTAGCTTCCTTCCTCTTTGGGCACTTCAAACAACGCAATACATTAACCATGATCTACCCGATACCTTTGACGACTTTTTAAATTTTCGCTTGCAGTTTCACAACCAGCAAACACGCCAAAGCACAAAATTATACACTAAGCTTCATTGATTACATTAACATTACATCCCACGTACTTACTTGTGTCAGAGGGGGAGTTACTCTTGGAGTGagtccaccccattttgccatgtttgagaaCTGTTGGTGTTAGTTTTGGTGGTAGCAAGGCCATCTTTTGTCCTCCATGAGTAAGTCCgttttcagaccattggacttactgtgggtgaaaagaggactacGTCGTATGGTCCATAGTAAGTCGTTTATAAGCCCtacctaaaagagatccgagccaaaaaataaacggctgcatggacgcgtgtttttagcggtgagaaatttccttttagccagcggaactgatctcaaaagttggTGAAAGCTCGTTTGTAACTGaggaaattagcaggtaaagttttgcagccgcgtgctaagtcggaggtacacagtccagggttctgagtggtgcggttgtacactcgcagcgaaaaagtgccttttgtggggattgactaatcgtagtttgtagtATAGTTGacgttgaaatttttttcccacgatatagggtaaatgtgctcgacatagaatgaaaaatctgcttacatttcacgtagcttcattatgaactcGCCAATTTAAAGCAAGAATTATAacagaagtctatgggaagaagaaactcatcaatgagaccttaacgaCATGGTGATAAATGGGCGTTTATTTATTTGTCTGGCTGTACTATCATCCAAGGTTACCCAACTACTAGTGAGTATTGGCTATTTTTAAGGGCTAACCTGGGCAGAGAAATACAATGTTATTACATAGAGCAATAGCTTATTGCTAACACGCTGGGTAAGTTATGATACAACAAAGTTCACACAGttcatgtacatactatattaACTAGTGACATGGTAAATACTGACACCGTTGGTGTTATACAGAGAACGGGTCCCCAAAGGAGGTCCGTGCTTTGGTTCTGAATGAATACAGAGAAGCTGCATTACGTGTGTCAGGTGGAAGAGAATTCCACAGTCGGATGGCTCTGTGGACGAATGCTTTTTGAGTTACAACacttggtgggggggggggggggtacattGTCATTGACGTAGGGTTTggttatcccaacttccccacattgtagtagtaggcatccttccatctttgcagatgatggtagcgctctgtatcAGGTCAGGGTGGTTGACAGCGTCTACTGTGGCTCTGTAGGCCGATCCTGGCATGGCAGTCACGGCCACAGTTtggacattgacattgacaaacGAACAAAAAGccattttctcttgaaatcgcagaacccacaaattttggaaaaagtggggcttttcgtctccctctgcttccaaaaaagaagtcaaaaccaacctgtttagaaatagccaacactagtattagagtagagtatTGTTCATAACTTTCTATTGTTACTTGACTGTATATCTACAAGTTAAACGCTTGTTACTATGACTTAGACGCTTGTTACAAAATCTACTCATACAGTCTAAACGTCTTGGTATAGCGTTAATATatctttcatatttcatattatgCCCACTATTATAAGAAACCTGTACAGTCGATACTAAAGGCCGCTACAATATATACACGTAGATATTACTCTCATTACTTGACATTGTATAGTCTCATCGTGCCAGACAACACCTGCAGTATTGTTAACGTCAGATCTGCCACAAGCGAAGGTCGGCATTACGCGTGCGAAAGCTTGCTACGTCATAACAACGCTCGACCTTGATCTCTATCTACCAGACTTTATATTTAGAATGGTTGATAAAATGACCTCAGCCTACTACATCATTCTTGGAGATCGCATGATTTCTAAAATAACATGGCATCATTTGACCGATGACAACGTCATTTTCTAGGTAATTCAAAAGCCTGATAGTAGCTTCGCATCACATTCTCTGCGACTTGTCTCTCTTTCATGGCCCGTGTAAGAAGGTCCAGTCGAGTCAAACGATCATTCAATCTCTCCGATGCCAGCATGTCATCCTCTGTAAACCATCATCATCGCGTCAGGGGGAGACAAATAAACATCACAAGTAGGAATTATACATGGTGACGACGACTTTATCTGCATCCAAATATGAATTTTATGAGCTAATATGGACACACTAGGATGAGCGCCTTAACCACCTTGGTGTTATCACAGTTTATTGCAATCCCTGCCCTAAGGTTGATTGCCAGTAACAATAAAAAGCCAAacagaaaatcaacaacattatAACATTTCAATACTCTAGTCTAAATGCTGACTACTACTTCTGCGTGGAGGCTTGACTTACCCTGACTTGCAGTGTTAGCCAGACCAAGGAAGTTGGCAAGCCTCCTCCACAACTCCTGCAGAATCTCCCTATGTTCCTGAGGCGGCGTGAACCCTCTCATGACCACAAGTGCATCATTGATGATGGCCACcaggatgttgatgatgatgatgaagacgatGCACAGATAGGCGTACAGGAACAAGGGCCCAATGATTCTACTGGTGCTTAGTCCTTTCTCAAATTGAAATTCCCCAGTGAACAGAGGAAGAGACTCTTTCCTGAGGTGACAATCGTGGAGTATTCCTGTAAAAGGTATTTCACTCATCAAGAGTCTTGCGACTGCTCTTCCTTCCCTCCATGATCAGACTAATGGTTGACTTACTTTGTGTCTTTTGACATCGACACTCTTTTATCTTTGTGCTTTATGCACTATCTTATTTATTTGCTTTGTCTGCCtaataaatacaatacagggGAAATGATATATATTAGTAAGTTACCGGGCACGCAGTACTGTCCTAATTTTGGTCCTAACGTTAGAACGTTAAAGGATGTAGACATATGCCAAGTGTCACTGATGATAAAAATACCGTTCCCAAGAAAACGGGAACAAAAAACGGTAATAACCTGTCCACACCTGTATTTTCAGTCCGAACACCAAGTGTCCCAGCTGCACGAATGACATAAACAGGAAGGTGAAGTAGACGGCAAAGCCCGCGACCTCTGGTAACATGCGCcgtaatgacgtcatcaagacgGACATGAGCGGGTTGAAGCGAAGGAGGCGAAGAAACTTTAAGATGTTGATGAAGGCGACGGTGGCCACTGTCCAAACAAACGCCTGGTTCCAGAAGGAAGCAATATCGAAGCTGATGTACTTCGACTCTATAAGAAAGGGAGTAAGAAAAGATTAGAATTGCATCatgaaatgtacaatatataatcaactttttaaaagttgaacATAGTCTTCTCTACACAGCCACTGTCTAAACAAACACCTGGTTCCAGAAGGAAGCAAGGTCGGAGCTGATGAACTTCGACGACTCTAAAGAAAGGGGGCAAGAAAAGGTAATTGCATCATGAAATAATTTAATCAACGTTATTGAAAGCTGAACATCGTCAGTGAACAGACGTTTCAACCGGACGTCGTCTTCATCGGCGCATAATGAACAGTTTTTATCGGTGCTGAGTTTGTGTAAATTTGTCATTAGAGATGGGTTGTGAACAAAAGAATACtaatttcaattattttgcCAACTATTTACGAGGGCTTCTTAAAGCTGTCTCATGTCATATATTTTGATGTCCAATGTCATATGATTCGTCACTAAAGCAAATTAAATGTACAAACTAAAAGTTATTACCATGATGATGAAGCAGTAGCTTGTTGAGGGTACGCCTTGATGTAATGTAGTCTACAGCAAACACGGCAAAAGCGATGAAAGAAACCAGGATGTTGACAATCTCGAGAAAGTTCCACGGTTGTTGGTAGTACCTTTTCCCTTGTTCCTTCATCATTTTTGCTTCTCTGTACAGCGTGTACAGGAAACACGCCACGTAAAGGATGTGCAGAACCAGGATTATATACCCTGCTGGGCCCACGAACCGATGTAAGCGGTAGGTCCGGATAGAACGGGACGGCACCGCCCCTCCCATGTTGAGGAACTCCACCGTGTACGACATCGTGCTGAAGAAGTTGATGTTGGCGTTATAAACCGTGAACTCCACGACGACAGCGCGTGTATAGCGGTCAATCCAGTCGGCTTCCTTCAGGTCAGCGATGACACCGAGGGCAGCATCTTTGTTTCTGCCTACTCCGGCAACATAACCTCCCGAGCCGTACGTGGCAATGTCTGCCATCACGGGCAGCTCGCCACCAGAGTCGGGGATCTGGTAGGTCCAGGGGGATTGCTCATGGAAATCTTCGGACGAATTGGAGGAGGAGAGGAGTCTCCATCCGGGTAAAAAGTCTCGCGTTTCCCCGTCTGAGAAGGAGTTACCGCTGTTGCATTCCTGGTTCAAGAACAGGCTGGTGTAGCGCTGGTGAAAGCCACAGGATCCTTGAAGTGGGCGGAAGAAGATAGCAATTTTTATATTCATGTATTAATATACGTtctatgcaaaaaaaatatggtttcagaaaaaaaaatcaatgaaaaaagaTAAAAGGGCTTTGTACCTATTCAGCgtaatcatttctttttcaatatTTAACGTTGGTTTCTGAAATATCACTTTACAGAGCAGTCATCAGACCACGCTGACGTGATGAATGTACCTTTACACCGACAGAACGGAACACTAATGCATCCAGCATACCGCAATTGATTTAATCACGTTCTGCTAAAGATGAATGCTTACTGGATTTAACTCGTATCTGCTTGAAGCGTGCAGCTCCGATCCTGTAAGAAGCGGCGTCACTGATGAAACGCTTCCGTCTCCAACCGACTTTATCACCGTTGTAATGTTGTTCCTGGAAAAGACCCGGAACAAGGACATCGCGCGCCCACGACCAATAGTCATCCGTCGTTTGGATCTGTGAACAAATAGCTATTGTAAGAGTTTTATCTTCGAAAAAGTATCCACGCAGACACATAGTagaattatgtgtgtgtgtgcatgtgtgttctGACCTATGCAAGCTTAAGTGggtattacatatatatatatatatatatatatgcgccTTATGATAGAAATAAGGGAATCATAGAATCTGACCTGAACAAAGTCCGTTTGGAAGATGCCACCTAAAGTGGTGTAGGCGTGGTGAGAGTAGACGTTTGTACCGCCATTAGCCACCACGAGCAGAATCATCACGATCACGAAGAAGCCGACAACCTCTTGTATCACATTGTCTGTTTGTCTTCTTGtctcttccttcttctttcGCTCTATCTGTGATTCTGCATCCGACTTGTGATGCTTCGAGAGAGCCATATGTAGCTGCTGTTTAGCCACTAGTACAAATGAAAGATGTACACAGATTTTAGCCAAAGTCATCCCCATATTCACTTCAGTGTTGATATTGAATAACTCGACACAGatatgaacaaaacaaaattgcaGGTAGTTCTGATGCCATGCTTTTAGCATCTATCTCATTGTTAGATTAAAACAAATGCCAGAACACAAATCGATGATGGCCGAAGTACCTTTTAAGTGCACATACTTCCATGGCGTTTACACAACGTTGACAGGTCTACAAGTACATTGACAGACTAATCGGGTAAAAACATGAGTCTAATAGAGTAAAAAGTGATTCTACTAGATTCTGTTTTGAACATAATGATATTCAACGTCAATTAACAGCCTCTGAGCTGGCAGGACTTGGCACCCACGGATTCTGATACTACAAAGTGCTACAAACCTCTCATGGTGGCACGGTGAGATATCCAGGCAAACAGGCCGCCTTCTGACGGACTGGAATCCTCCACGTCAACGTGTTGTCTGACGTAGTCGTCCCGCGTCGATACCACCGCGGCTTTCTTACAGATTAAGGACACCAGGGCAGAGACAGCCAGTATCTGCGGGAGGAGCAAAGACAATGGTGGCGTAAATGTGGTGAAGCCTGCCGTGAACACAGTTCACTGACTAAATAGTAACAAATGAAGTGTGTGGTGCCAAAAGAATGTTCTAGACAGTTGGACAGATAAAATTGCATGACTTCCTCCTCTTATATGTAGTTTCGTTCCTTTGGGATCCCCCTCAAAATCCCATTACAAAAGTTTCTTCTAGGGCACCACATTTACGATGACACATGATCAGGCAGCTCTTACCTTGACTGGCTCAATTACAAAGACATCTTGCACGAAGGACATCAAGAATGTCTTCAGCCATGCGTTTGCCTTCTCAGGTCCCCACTCCATGCTGTAGAGAATGGTGAAGAATGCCGATACGCAGCAGACAAGGACCAGGACTGACCAGGCCACGTACACAAACCCATGGGGAAGAAATTGGGAAGATGACCgtgttttcaaattcaaagaTTTTGCGTCTCCTTTCTCTGCAACATACACTGAATTCTTgcctgtttgtttcttttctttgcaCCGATTGAAGAGCTGGATGAGGAGCACGTTTACTGGGAGGACACACAGTGACGTAATCGTGCTGACGTATAACTCATGAAGGGTAAAGGAAACTATCCCAAGATTCACCACTGTCGTCTGCTCCACATTGTCTTCCGTTTTGTACCACATGGCGTTGGCAATCATGGTGGTGTAAATGATACACAGTCCACATGAGAGACGTTGGACCTTACTGAAATGGCTTCCACTGGGGCAGAATAAGGTGGAGAGCCAGATGTGCTCATTTCTAAAATCGCGGGCTGCCTTTGTAGTGAAAAGATGGAAGGACGACAGATCGTGCTCTGTTGAAGCAGGAAGAATCCGGTTGATTCTACCGTCCCCGCGGTCCAGTGACAGCCAATGGTTACAGAGAAAGCTGTTTCTGtatattaaaaacaaaacaaaaagctttGAATTCAATGTACGTCAAGGTTGTTGTAAACGACCACCCAGGGACCGACAAAATCTGGTCCATATGGACAGGTGATCACCTAGGGTGGGATTCTTgataatgcttgtgtcaatgggaaatatgaactaagggaccaccaaacaTGATCACATTGAGTGTTGAGCtgatcacttgtacaggtttgacctGTACTTGAACTTTACATGGACTGAACAGGTAAACgtgttattttcattatttctaaTTTGTACGTGCAAATAATGCATTCCGTAAACGTTATTGAAAACTGCTCTCGAAAACATAAATCATATCTCAATTGTACTCACGTGTCTCCTGACTGCAGATCCCGCACAATGACTTTATCTAGCTTCCAGGCCCTGTCATCGCCGCCCTGGTTGTCGTGCCAGATCTGAAGTCGATGAAGATCACCCAGACTTTCTTCTACAGCCATCAAGAAGATATCCACGCCACCAGCCTGGAAGGTCTAAGGTAGATAATGGTAAACGCTTAAGGGTGTAAATGGTTGATTTCAAACAAGCTTGTGGACTTTGGACAATACCTGATGGCCTTGAATTTACTGTAATATAATTCAAGGCCAGCTTAAATATGCTCAACTATCGAAATAAACACATCATGTCAGGGTACACACAAAGCTTAGAGATGTCGTCACTACTGTGTAATTCTTCCACATATTTCTTTGTCATCTTTATATATTGTGACCTTAGTACCTCATTCGCTGTGAGGTcgataaaaaggaaaaaactGACCATTCCATGTGATGTCAATCAGGAAAAAAGTCTTAGCAACTATATACGTCTAGCAAACAATATAATCATACAACAAACAACATAGCAATGTACATCGTTATGTTGAATCCTTACCTCCGGGCCTTGCTTGAACACCCTGACTCCAGTACTCCCTTTGTCTCCAAATAATGAGAACGCCACGTTAGACTTAGTTCCAGACCCTCTACTGTAACTGGTGTAAACCGTTATCTTGTAATAGTATGTGTCCGTGGAGCGGTTGTCCGGTAGACTATGGACAATCAACTGCCAAAGAAAAGGTAACTATTTAGCACGATAAAGCCCTTCGTTAACACACGTCTATTGGTGCAATTGATTACACCAGACTAATTACATCAATATCCGATCATGCCACTTCGATGATTGGCTAATATTTCAAATTGTGTATTACATTCTGTTTCGTTTTGTCTCAGATGGTTACGAAAGATCTGTTGATCTGTTGGATGAAATTAGAATACTAGTGTCTCATTCTCTTCTCATTAAGAGGAGAGTTAACAATGCATTTCTTTATACTCCTACCTTCTTCATCCCCGCTTCGTCCACTTTCCTTAAAACCATGGCCCCGACAATGTACAGAGCTAATGTCGTCAGCACGGTAGCGAGGACCCCTGCGTTGTTCCCTATGTCCGCGAACTTGTCAAACACGGTGGTCAGGTCAATCGTGTTTGGCGCGGTGACAAAGCCAGCCCCGAATGCTGTCATGTGATTACAGGCGCAGACAGTCTCGGTTATAGTGGAGGAAGGATGTACCTGGTGAGACGACATAGATGTTAATGAAAAGTTTGACTTCTCGATTTTTgaccccggggggcgagatcactagcgttttcgcccccctttagcgttttcgcccccccccccctagagcagctggctactacatattacaggtgcgctacctggtactatactgcacctggggagtaacgtatatggtgtgttacctggtacctatatggcaccttattaccgtaccgtaagatgtaatacctcgaaagtcgatactatattgttcggtgcaaacatgacattgaaatgaaaaagacaatttttgcagctgatgtggcataaaaacagtgctactgcgaacgtataaatcaacaccgtctatggtacggaatacgtcagctatatgttttcaatttgttacattgttttatttcttgtgctggaaacatttccaaagcactaacaaaaacacacgtgaataatagtttctcattataaacactatctacgcgcaagttgatctagctgttgctaaatgctacacaaacactggtaaagtaccagtcttaagaaacacg contains:
- the LOC118425562 gene encoding uncharacterized protein LOC118425562, with the protein product MLRVCEKLRAVDAKSTRQGLVSTETDYLRALLDAMANMDRSVEVEVLKTLGDVNVEKGRLNKIPEKFDKAMVLYRTALLRSKDADVDDSLEYRYHYAEKLRLGKRSTASSSYEPLTVDKKLSSVAKVAEKFQHLDRKLTVGGNEKYLLIECTKLVIEGIVNDDNILETEAIKSLGDVYLKRGTETKDTTNLTMATALYNTALSRCEEFQGKVALIHRLKYTARIRQGTKTVKNQCSKHRARQQQGHVSRDFPMTSPNTVAIGASKSQQSVARSYEDHLAIGDQALADGKLDVAEQNFASALRLIHDPKQPNRCKEAQCLCRLGDVYARRGKITREGRKFTQAASLYNAALVRTGLDKSNVELIKRLQDTEKWFLQYTANVDTNMGSPDSYKRHQKRLKEMRTRAKSQLDAIDQQHNPYQYDEDDPVMITVEAERAEAVKALFKNIAKDRQYFIHDLVNECIATLGPPPCKYAFIGLGSQATELVTPYSDLEFAILIEEGKDNDDTRRYFLNLTHFLHLKVINLGETILPAMAIPSLNDFQSDDPGKAWFFDSATPRGFAFDGFMPWASKTPFGRDQTKTKLPVSLIQTPAEMAKFQRLEVTLAEGYHLSDILRRCTFLTGEESLTDEYMRKLSEIMTDDLLSPIQSCQSAMLVLLLDNRGQFFSREPTGQLINVKNDIYRFPDVALELLSLCYQINLASAWDVIVELKETKKVHEENATHLTVLTSISAEIRLRTYLANGGQKDSMSPLVQMCPQTHQLSQHTLMAVFHIPNTEVLFRYHCRAIPLKKYILDIVNNRLGLQPKRAIEMTIFDASNKCRGQIARNMYLSGRAKEYFEAAINDTERDVLERSDILEELGNLFVFDGNITKALSRFEESLTLRKRFFGDSAAHQIIAGSLSNLGLCYSRLGNQEKAISYFEQSLTMRKTICGKNTAHTNDAKLLQNLGSAWGELGDHEKAISYFEQALTMTKSMYGDNTAHPAIAVSLSSMGASFMELGDQQKAISYKEQALTMMKTLYGDNTAHLDIATSLTNMGSYWMVLGDQQKAISYQEQALKMMKTIYGDHAAHPVIAGSLQSLG
- the LOC118426232 gene encoding polycystic kidney disease protein 1-like 2, whose translation is MKLGPDMLPQKTGQLHGRNTRNSDKLRLVKCRTSRYWDSSIPYFVRLLNDDTFPPLMVEGLAIPAIDVVDVNNIAASDPAALVQALARAMQPDLDDHPVTPGTADRTLTNNARTLTDNTCNLALDTLKSASERLRTTNATGVLAQLCEAVIKACNYKTLEEQLSYVTVLDNLNYDLARKVLTTEDVWRISTDMVRSAGHLFYEAQSRGQAEDDPTTNDDVLSPEEREDRERQMKEERDQMKRAVVARGRKILNDMADRLRRELTPGGPAIRIDSDSLCLQVQRIHGKNLADDRLNDTGVNIAFPSAEKLFKGFEPRYIDIKVICYHVNPFTWGNNSNIINSGVYDISLVPSTMSPGEIRDTEEDILITIATNEDYSSSGLVHEVDSTDNGSVLHHVFNISDVDDAVVVQVTALNRSSRISVFGRGGGLAHSKNCEVCLTWQDWKPTASHHGAPESRSVMFFVSGKNHTGKYSVGVEVAGVDDVYQDAVDDGVLLVDPADQSGLSLNGTQFYSLKVLRLSCRYWAEDTESWLPNGCRVHPSSTITETVCACNHMTAFGAGFVTAPNTIDLTTVFDKFADIGNNAGVLATVLTTLALYIVGAMVLRKVDEAGMKKLIVHSLPDNRSTDTYYYKITVYTSYSRGSGTKSNVAFSLFGDKGSTGVRVFKQGPETFQAGGVDIFLMAVEESLGDLHRLQIWHDNQGGDDRAWKLDKVIVRDLQSGDTNSFLCNHWLSLDRGDGRINRILPASTEHDLSSFHLFTTKAARDFRNEHIWLSTLFCPSGSHFSKVQRLSCGLCIIYTTMIANAMWYKTEDNVEQTTVVNLGIVSFTLHELYVSTITSLCVLPVNVLLIQLFNRCKEKKQTGKNSVYVAEKGDAKSLNLKTRSSSQFLPHGFVYVAWSVLVLVCCVSAFFTILYSMEWGPEKANAWLKTFLMSFVQDVFVIEPVKILAVSALVSLICKKAAVVSTRDDYVRQHVDVEDSSPSEGGLFAWISHRATMRVAKQQLHMALSKHHKSDAESQIERKKKEETRRQTDNVIQEVVGFFVIVMILLVVANGGTNVYSHHAYTTLGGIFQTDFVQIQTTDDYWSWARDVLVPGLFQEQHYNGDKVGWRRKRFISDAASYRIGAARFKQIRVKSRSCGFHQRYTSLFLNQECNSGNSFSDGETRDFLPGWRLLSSSNSSEDFHEQSPWTYQIPDSGGELPVMADIATYGSGGYVAGVGRNKDAALGVIADLKEADWIDRYTRAVVVEFTVYNANINFFSTMSYTVEFLNMGGAVPSRSIRTYRLHRFVGPAGYIILVLHILYVACFLYTLYREAKMMKEQGKRYYQQPWNFLEIVNILVSFIAFAVFAVDYITSRRTLNKLLLHHHESKYISFDIASFWNQAFVWTVATVAFINILKFLRLLRFNPLMSVLMTSLRRMLPEVAGFAVYFTFLFMSFVQLGHLVFGLKIQEYSTIVTSGKSLFLCSLGNFNLRKD